The Longimicrobiales bacterium genome contains a region encoding:
- a CDS encoding helix-turn-helix domain-containing protein yields MSGRDEWIGAAAAAMSEGGVEAVRVEAIARDLSVTKGSFYWHFKDRPALLEAVLERWEEAAQSALGAAAAQPTPEQRIGSLFRQLARPTGGLSDAEVRAWGRRERAVAERVAEMERKRVVFLKEQLGEMGASLVDAHRRAEAGYLAAIAWLERASRTPWMKSDYGAFVRDVFRLLLQVTPTSSA; encoded by the coding sequence ATGAGCGGGCGCGACGAGTGGATCGGGGCGGCGGCCGCCGCCATGTCCGAGGGCGGAGTCGAAGCAGTACGCGTGGAGGCGATCGCACGCGACCTGAGTGTGACGAAGGGCAGCTTCTACTGGCACTTCAAGGATCGGCCGGCGCTGCTCGAGGCGGTGCTGGAGCGGTGGGAGGAGGCGGCGCAGAGCGCACTGGGCGCGGCCGCGGCCCAGCCGACGCCGGAGCAGCGCATCGGCTCGCTCTTCCGGCAGCTGGCGCGCCCCACGGGAGGTCTCAGTGATGCCGAGGTGCGCGCGTGGGGACGGCGCGAGCGCGCAGTGGCGGAGCGGGTTGCGGAGATGGAGCGGAAGCGCGTGGTGTTCCTGAAGGAGCAGCTGGGTGAGATGGGCGCGTCGCTCGTCGACGCGCACCGGCGGGCGGAGGCCGGCTACCTCGCGGCGATCGCGTGGCTGGAGCGTGCGTCGCGGACTCCATGGATGAAGAGCGACTACGGTGCGTTCGTCCGCGATGTCTTCCGGCTGCTGCTGCAGGTGACACCGACGTCCAGCGCATGA
- a CDS encoding alpha-2-macroglobulin family protein, with the protein TLTRYRIMAVAVSGAERFGTGDAAVTARRDLMVRLSAPRFLNYGDAFQLPVLLQNVTAHTMQVEVAARAAGVNIASNVGRLVTLGPGARAEVRFDAAAPLPGSAHVQVIAAAAGRSDPGSSDAAAADIPVYTPATLEAFATYGSIDGSTPVVLPLARPENVIEAFGGLEISITSTALHSLTDAVLYLHRYPFEGSEHIASRLLSIAALRDVLAAFAAKGLPSPDSLVVSAQRDIADLVARQNDDGGWWFWRGYARSHPFVSIHVTHALQRAHERGFDVSPDALRRATDYLRNIETHAAQWPQPVRQSAAAYALYVRDRIGDPQAVQEARRLASTAPDRVGGELPVEAAGWLLHILADDPASSAATAELRRTLQNRLVETAGSVTFAAEYEDGEHLLLHSRRRTDAVLLEALIAAEADDDIVTRLAQSLLAHRTEGRWSGTQENAWVLLALDRYFRTYEATTPAFESRVWLDDRFAGTHTFRGRTTERQHIEIPMPELLRRDADELVIDMAGEGRMYYRAGLRYAPSDTRMPPTDRGFEVSRTYEAVDDPDDVRQAQDGSWLVRAGARVRVRVSIVAPSVRFHAALVDPMPAGFEPLNPELSGTGFTDDPGAAEPDPRRYGMWRPTWFEHQNLRDDRAEAFASLLPAGSYEYTYLARATTPGRFVVPSPRAEMMYQPETFGRGSGEVVIIE; encoded by the coding sequence CGCGCAGCCGGCGTGAACATCGCGAGCAATGTCGGCCGGCTGGTGACGCTCGGTCCGGGCGCACGCGCCGAGGTGCGCTTCGATGCCGCCGCGCCCCTGCCCGGCAGTGCGCACGTGCAGGTCATCGCTGCTGCGGCCGGGCGCAGCGATCCAGGCTCGAGTGACGCGGCTGCCGCCGACATCCCGGTCTACACGCCGGCCACGCTCGAGGCGTTCGCTACCTACGGCAGCATCGACGGCAGCACACCGGTGGTACTGCCGCTCGCACGACCCGAAAACGTCATCGAGGCATTCGGCGGACTCGAGATCAGCATCACATCGACCGCTCTGCACTCGCTCACTGACGCGGTGCTGTATCTGCACCGTTACCCGTTCGAGGGATCCGAGCACATCGCATCACGGCTGCTCTCCATCGCCGCACTCCGCGACGTCCTTGCGGCATTCGCCGCGAAAGGGCTGCCGAGTCCCGACTCCCTCGTTGTTTCTGCGCAGCGCGACATTGCAGATCTCGTCGCGCGCCAGAACGATGACGGCGGGTGGTGGTTCTGGCGCGGCTATGCACGATCGCACCCGTTTGTCAGCATCCACGTTACTCATGCACTCCAGCGCGCGCATGAGCGCGGCTTCGACGTGTCGCCCGATGCACTGCGCCGCGCGACCGATTATCTCCGCAACATCGAAACGCACGCCGCGCAATGGCCGCAGCCCGTGCGGCAGAGTGCAGCGGCCTACGCACTGTACGTGCGTGACCGCATTGGTGATCCGCAGGCCGTCCAGGAGGCGCGCCGGCTCGCGAGCACCGCGCCCGACCGCGTCGGCGGCGAGCTACCGGTCGAAGCGGCGGGCTGGCTGCTGCACATCCTCGCGGACGATCCGGCGTCGAGCGCCGCGACCGCCGAGCTCCGGCGCACGCTGCAGAACCGGCTGGTCGAGACCGCGGGCAGCGTGACATTCGCCGCGGAATATGAGGATGGCGAGCACCTGCTGCTGCACTCGCGTCGCCGCACCGACGCCGTGCTGCTGGAGGCGCTCATCGCGGCGGAGGCGGACGACGATATCGTGACGCGCCTCGCGCAGTCGCTCCTCGCACACCGCACCGAAGGACGGTGGTCGGGAACGCAGGAGAACGCGTGGGTGCTGCTCGCGCTCGATCGCTATTTCCGCACGTACGAGGCGACGACGCCCGCGTTCGAGTCGCGCGTCTGGCTGGATGATCGCTTCGCGGGCACGCACACGTTCCGCGGCCGGACGACGGAGCGGCAGCACATCGAGATCCCGATGCCTGAGCTGCTGCGCCGCGATGCCGACGAGCTGGTCATCGACATGGCGGGCGAGGGACGGATGTACTACAGGGCAGGATTGCGGTATGCGCCCTCAGATACGCGCATGCCCCCGACCGACCGCGGCTTCGAGGTGAGCCGCACGTACGAAGCCGTGGACGACCCCGACGATGTGCGTCAGGCGCAGGACGGCAGCTGGCTCGTGCGCGCCGGCGCGCGCGTGCGTGTTCGCGTGAGCATCGTCGCACCGTCCGTACGATTCCACGCGGCGCTCGTCGATCCGATGCCGGCCGGCTTCGAGCCGCTCAACCCGGAACTGAGCGGCACCGGCTTCACGGACGACCCCGGTGCGGCTGAGCCCGACCCCCGCCGGTACGGCATGTGGCGCCCGACCTGGTTCGAGCATCAGAACCTGCGCGACGATCGTGCGGAGGCGTTCGCATCCCTGCTCCCCGCCGGCTCCTACGAGTACACATACCTCGCCCGCGCGACGACGCCCGGCCGGTTCGTTGTGCCGTCTCCGCGAGCCGAGATGATGTATCAGCCCGAGACGTTTGGTCGAGGAAGCGGTGAGGTCGTCATTATCGAGTGA